TTGGGCAGGAATTGACGCCGAACAATGGCTCCGACGCGTTGCGTCCGGGGCTGCTCGACATCGCCGAGGGTGGCACCCTTTTTCTCGACGAGATTGGCGATCTGGATCCGCTGCTTCAGCCAAAACTGCTACGCGTGTTGGAGGGCAAGAGCTTCCGCAGACTCGGCGGCACGCGCGAGATGACCGCGGACGTTCGGCTCATCGCGGCAACGGGGAAAGACCTGGTCAGCGCCGTGACCGACGGGGGCTTTCGCGAGGATCTCTACTACCGACTGAGCGTGATGCCGATCAATCTCCCGCCGCTCAGAGCTCGATCCAGGGAGGATTTGCTCGAGCTGATCGCCCGGCTCGTCGAAGAGTTACGTCCGAATCTCGTCGAGGCGCCGACGGAGGTCGACGACGACGTTCTTGAGCGTTTGCTCAAGTACTCGTGGCCGGGAAATATTCGCGAGTTGCGGAACGTTCTGGAGCGCGCGATGATCATGGCGCGTGGGCTGGAGCAGGTCGGTCTCTTGCACCTGCCGATGGAGGTTCGGGATGCCTCCGGCGGTGGTGTCGACCATCACGTGCCGCGTACGCTTTCGGAGGTCGAGCGCATCCACATCGACCGTACGCTCCGCGCGCACAACGCCAATCGAACACGCGCGGCGCGCGAGCTTGGTATTTCGCGCGCGACACTGATCAAGAAGATCAAGGAGTATGGTTTGGAGGCAAACGAACCCCGTGCTCTTCGACAGCGTGCGATTGGCTAAGACGCAGAGGGTAGAGGGTAGATCGCGGTGCGGAGCGTCGGTGCGTCTTCGCTTTCTGCTCTCCGCGCTCTACGCACGACGCTCCACGCACACCGCTCCACGCATTAAACTCCAATGACCAAACTCCAGGAACACGACGCGATGCAATGCCGTTCATGCGGCAACGAGGAGCGTGCGTCCGAGGGATATCCGTGCATCGATTGCGGCACTTTCATCTGCGTGATCTGCAACCTGCGTGGCGTGACGCGCTGTCGCGCCTGTCAGGCGAAACAGCCCGGAGCGAAAACCGGGTGACGTTGTGACCGCGGACTTCCGCGCGCTTGGCGTCGCTGTGGGACACGCGACGAACAACGACGGCGCGACGGGAGTCACGATCGTGCGAGGCATCGACGGGCCGTTGCGTGCCGGTGCGACTGTGTTCGGACGCGCCGCCGGCACGCGCGAGCTTCACACTCTCGCCGTCGATCATCTGGTCGACCGTATCGACGCCGTGATGCTCACGGGCGGTTCGGCTTATGGACTGGACGCGGCAGCCGGCGTGATGCGTTGGATGGAGGAGCGCGGCCGCGGCTTCGCTGTACCGGGCGGCATCGTGCCGATCGTACCGGCGGCGGTGATCTTCGATCTTGCACCTCTCGGCCGGTTCGACGCGCGGCCGACCGCGCAAATGGCCTACGACGCGTGCGAGACCGCATCACCTAACGACGTTGCCGAGGGCTCGGTTGGTGTTGGAACGGGTGCGACCGTTGGGAAGATCGCGGGGCCGACGCGGGCGATGAAAGGCGGCATCGGCTGCGCGGTCGAAAGCAACGGAAGCTGGCGCGTCGGCGCGCTGACGGTCGTGAACGCGCTCGGGGACGTCCGCGATGCGAGTGGCCGAATCATCGCTGGCGCGCGGGCCGACGAGAGCTCTTCCAGACCGACACGGTTTCTTGACGCGGCTCGTCAGCTTGCGACGTCGGCCGAGTCGCGGCTCGGCGGGCGCCTCGGAGCCGCGGCGACCAATACGACGCTCTCCATCGTCGCGACGGATGCGCCGTTAGGCAGGGTGGAACTCACGCAGTTGGCTCGCGCTGCCGGCGCCGCGCTCTTCCGTCGAATCACTCCGACGGGGACGACCGTCGACGGCGACGTGATCTTCGCGCTGGCCCCCCCAGTGCCGTCGGGGCCACTGGGGAACGCCACGATGTCGATCGAGGCCCTCGCCGTGGCGGCGCTCGAGGCAGCAATCGAGAGGGCCGTACGTACGGCGCGCGGCCGTGACGGAGTGCCGGGTCTCGCCGACTAGCGCAACGAGCCCCGAATTCATGTCCCTCGACAAACGCGCCGACCGCGAAGCGATCGCCGTCTCGACGGTGGACTGCGCCCTCGTCGTGGCCGCGGTCGCGCCGATGCTCGCCGAGCCCCATGTGTCGAGCGGACAGGTCTCGCAGCAGCTTGCGAGACACGCGGTGTCGATTGTCGAAGACCAAGGCGATTGGCTGCTCGTGCGCGGCCGCGACGAATACGAAGGATGGATGCATCGCGGTTATCTGTCGCGGGGAGCGGCATCCGTCGATGACCCTGCGCATCTCGTGTCGTTAGGCTGTGTGGTACGCGGTGGGGATGGCGAGCAGCGGGCGCTCCCCTTGCGCGCGATGCTCGCTTCGGACGAAGTGATCGAATCGGGCGACGCCGTTCGCGCGACGAAGCTCGCGATGAGATTTCCAACGACAGCCGACGCGATTGGCCGCAGTGCCGTCGAGCTTTTCGTTGGGACGAGCTATCAGTGGGGCGGCGTGACTCCATGGGGCGCCGATTGTTCTGGTTTGGTGCAGAGCGTGTTTGCCCTGCACGGCATCTCCCTCCCACGTGAC
This genomic window from Gemmatimonadaceae bacterium contains:
- a CDS encoding sigma-54 dependent transcriptional regulator yields the protein MASVLIIDDEQAITSALGMYFERSGHEVIRAHTGEEGIGAVRRAHPDLVLLDLRLPDLNGFEVLERLREHNPVVIMITGHGDVPDAVRAMQAGAESFLTKPIELGHLGVVATRALEKARLRQMNRYLADRRGRLPATALLGTSPPMRELAQQIELLARSDRTTVLITGESGTGKGYVAQSIHRASARGERPLVEINCAALSGATLDAELFGQELTPNNGSDALRPGLLDIAEGGTLFLDEIGDLDPLLQPKLLRVLEGKSFRRLGGTREMTADVRLIAATGKDLVSAVTDGGFREDLYYRLSVMPINLPPLRARSREDLLELIARLVEELRPNLVEAPTEVDDDVLERLLKYSWPGNIRELRNVLERAMIMARGLEQVGLLHLPMEVRDASGGGVDHHVPRTLSEVERIHIDRTLRAHNANRTRAARELGISRATLIKKIKEYGLEANEPRALRQRAIG
- a CDS encoding P1 family peptidase, coding for MTADFRALGVAVGHATNNDGATGVTIVRGIDGPLRAGATVFGRAAGTRELHTLAVDHLVDRIDAVMLTGGSAYGLDAAAGVMRWMEERGRGFAVPGGIVPIVPAAVIFDLAPLGRFDARPTAQMAYDACETASPNDVAEGSVGVGTGATVGKIAGPTRAMKGGIGCAVESNGSWRVGALTVVNALGDVRDASGRIIAGARADESSSRPTRFLDAARQLATSAESRLGGRLGAAATNTTLSIVATDAPLGRVELTQLARAAGAALFRRITPTGTTVDGDVIFALAPPVPSGPLGNATMSIEALAVAALEAAIERAVRTARGRDGVPGLAD
- a CDS encoding SH3 domain-containing C40 family peptidase → MSLDKRADREAIAVSTVDCALVVAAVAPMLAEPHVSSGQVSQQLARHAVSIVEDQGDWLLVRGRDEYEGWMHRGYLSRGAASVDDPAHLVSLGCVVRGGDGEQRALPLRAMLASDEVIESGDAVRATKLAMRFPTTADAIGRSAVELFVGTSYQWGGVTPWGADCSGLVQSVFALHGISLPRDAWQQARIGRDAGCEILATHCGDLLFFSDRPDAHVTHVAIALGERRIVHLALGRGGYAVERLDDGDDYVAKLRSRFLFARSVL